One Kitasatospora sp. NBC_01266 genomic window carries:
- a CDS encoding Glu/Leu/Phe/Val dehydrogenase dimerization domain-containing protein, translating to MTDVRTVSATHPAPGVLSRIFRTEQDGAPGDGHEQVVLCHDRTSGLKAIIAIHSTALGPALGGTRFHQYATEEEALEDALRLSRGMSYKNALAGLDLGGGKAVIIGNPAAKAEGGDKSEALLRAYGRFVQSLAGRYITACDVGTYVQDMDVIARECDHVTGRSPEHGGAGDSSILTAFGVFQGMRASAQARWGQPTLRGKRVGVAGVGKVGHYLVGHLVADGANVVITDVSEAAVNRVRAAHPDVEVVADTAALLTAGLDVYAPCALGGALDDATVAQLTAAGTSVVCGAANNQLAHPGVEKDLADRGILYAPDYLVNSGGVIQVADEIDGFNFERAKNKATKIFDTTLEIFTRAAADGVPPAVAADRLAERRMREISALRTILLPGARKG from the coding sequence GTGACCGACGTACGCACCGTATCCGCGACGCACCCCGCACCAGGCGTGCTGAGCCGGATCTTCCGTACTGAGCAGGACGGCGCCCCGGGCGACGGGCACGAGCAGGTCGTGCTCTGCCACGACCGGACCTCCGGCCTCAAGGCGATCATCGCCATCCACTCGACCGCGCTGGGCCCGGCCCTGGGCGGCACCCGCTTCCACCAGTACGCCACCGAGGAGGAGGCGCTGGAGGACGCGCTGCGGCTGTCCCGCGGCATGAGCTACAAGAACGCGCTGGCCGGCCTCGACCTCGGCGGCGGCAAGGCCGTGATCATCGGCAACCCGGCGGCCAAGGCCGAGGGCGGCGACAAGTCCGAGGCGCTGCTGCGCGCTTACGGCCGCTTCGTGCAGTCCCTGGCGGGTCGTTACATAACGGCCTGCGACGTGGGCACCTACGTCCAGGACATGGACGTCATCGCGCGCGAGTGCGACCACGTCACCGGCCGCTCCCCCGAGCACGGTGGCGCCGGCGACTCCTCGATCCTCACCGCCTTCGGCGTCTTCCAGGGCATGCGGGCCTCGGCCCAGGCGCGCTGGGGCCAGCCGACCCTGCGCGGCAAGCGGGTCGGCGTCGCGGGCGTCGGCAAGGTCGGCCACTACCTGGTCGGCCACCTGGTGGCGGACGGCGCGAACGTGGTCATCACCGACGTCTCCGAGGCCGCCGTCAACCGGGTGCGGGCCGCCCACCCGGACGTCGAGGTGGTCGCCGACACCGCGGCGCTGCTCACCGCCGGCCTGGACGTGTACGCCCCGTGCGCGCTGGGCGGCGCGCTGGACGACGCCACGGTCGCCCAGCTGACCGCGGCCGGCACCTCGGTGGTCTGCGGCGCGGCCAACAACCAGCTGGCCCACCCGGGCGTGGAGAAGGACCTGGCCGACCGCGGCATCCTCTACGCGCCCGACTACCTGGTGAACTCCGGCGGCGTGATCCAGGTGGCCGACGAGATCGACGGCTTCAACTTCGAGCGGGCCAAGAACAAGGCCACCAAGATCTTCGACACCACGCTGGAGATCTTCACCCGGGCCGCCGCCGACGGCGTGCCGCCGGCCGTCGCCGCCGACCGGCTGGCCGAGCGCCGGATGCGCGAGATCAGCGCTCTGCGCACGATCCTGCTGCCGGGCGCGCGCAAGGGCTGA
- a CDS encoding adenylosuccinate synthase, giving the protein MPALVLVGAQWGDEGKGKATDLLGGSVDYVVRYQGGNNAGHTVVIGDQKYALHLLPSGILSPNVVPVIGNGVVIDPGVLLSELAGLNERGIDTSKLLISGNAHLITPYHRTLDKVVERFLGKRKIGTTGRGIGPAYADKINRIGIRVQDLFDESILQQKVEAALHDKNQILVKLYNRRAMPADLVVQEYLGYAEKIRPFLADTTLVLDQALKANKVVLLEGGQGTLLDVDHGTYPFVTSSNPTSGGACTGAGIGPTKIDRVIGILKAYTTRVGSGPFPTELLDADGEALRRIGGERGVTTGRDRRCGWFDAVIARYATRVNGLTDFFLTKLDVLTGWEQIPVCVAYEIDGKRVDELPYNQSDFHHAKPIYENLPGWSEDISKAQTFADLPKNAQAYVKALEEMSGAPISAIGVGPGRTETIQINSFI; this is encoded by the coding sequence GTGCCGGCACTCGTGCTCGTTGGTGCCCAGTGGGGAGACGAGGGCAAGGGGAAGGCGACGGACCTCCTCGGCGGCTCCGTCGACTACGTCGTTCGCTACCAGGGCGGCAACAACGCCGGTCACACGGTGGTCATCGGCGACCAGAAGTACGCCCTGCACCTGCTGCCTTCCGGCATCCTCAGCCCCAATGTCGTGCCGGTGATCGGCAACGGCGTGGTGATCGACCCGGGCGTGCTGCTCTCCGAGCTGGCCGGGCTGAACGAGCGCGGCATCGACACCTCCAAGCTGCTGATCTCGGGCAACGCCCACCTGATCACGCCGTACCACCGCACCCTGGACAAGGTGGTCGAGCGCTTCCTCGGCAAGCGCAAGATCGGCACCACCGGGCGCGGCATCGGCCCGGCCTACGCCGACAAGATCAACCGGATCGGCATCCGGGTGCAGGACCTGTTCGACGAGTCGATCCTGCAGCAGAAGGTCGAGGCCGCGCTGCACGACAAGAACCAGATCCTGGTCAAGCTCTACAACCGTCGCGCGATGCCGGCCGACCTGGTGGTCCAGGAGTACCTGGGCTACGCGGAGAAGATCCGCCCGTTCCTGGCCGACACCACGCTGGTGCTCGACCAGGCGCTGAAGGCGAACAAGGTGGTGCTGCTCGAGGGCGGCCAGGGCACCCTGCTGGACGTGGACCACGGCACGTATCCGTTCGTCACCTCCTCCAACCCGACCTCCGGTGGCGCCTGCACCGGCGCCGGCATCGGTCCCACCAAGATCGACCGGGTGATCGGCATCCTCAAGGCCTACACCACCCGGGTCGGCTCGGGCCCGTTCCCGACCGAGCTGCTGGACGCGGACGGCGAGGCGCTGCGCCGGATCGGCGGCGAGCGCGGTGTCACCACCGGTCGTGACCGCCGCTGCGGCTGGTTCGACGCGGTGATCGCGCGGTACGCGACCCGGGTCAACGGCCTGACCGACTTCTTCCTCACCAAGCTGGACGTGCTGACCGGCTGGGAGCAGATCCCGGTCTGCGTGGCGTACGAGATCGACGGCAAGCGGGTCGACGAACTCCCGTACAACCAGTCGGACTTCCACCACGCCAAGCCGATCTACGAGAACCTGCCCGGCTGGAGCGAGGACATCAGCAAGGCGCAGACCTTCGCCGACCTGCCGAAGAACGCGCAGGCCTACGTGAAGGCGCTGGAGGAGATGTCCGGCGCGCCGATCTCGGCGATCGGCGTCGGCCCCGGCCGCACCGAGACGATCCAGATCAACTCGTTCATCTGA
- the purM gene encoding phosphoribosylformylglycinamidine cyclo-ligase produces MTSNESGATYAAAGVDIEAGDRAVELMKQWVKKTNRPEVVGGLGGFAGLFDISALKRYERPLLASATDGVGTKVALAAAMDKHDTIGHDLVGMVVDDLVVCGAEPLFMTDYICVGKVHPERVAQIVKGIAEGCVLAGCALVGGETAEHPGLLGPDEYDVAGAGTGVVEADALLGADRVRAGDVVIAMAASGLHSNGYSLVRHVLLNEAGWKLDRQVAEFGRTLGEELLEPTRIYSLDCLALTRATEIHAFSHVTGGGLAANLARVIPDHLHARLDRGTWTPLPVFQTVAEVGRMRTLEIEKTLNMGIGMVAVVPPESVDVVLSILEDRDVEAWLLGDIVARDAEHAAGATLYGEYA; encoded by the coding sequence GTGACCAGCAACGAGAGTGGCGCCACCTACGCCGCCGCCGGAGTCGACATCGAGGCGGGCGACCGCGCGGTGGAGCTCATGAAGCAGTGGGTGAAGAAGACCAACCGGCCCGAGGTGGTCGGCGGCCTCGGCGGCTTCGCCGGCCTCTTCGACATCTCCGCCCTGAAGCGCTACGAGCGCCCGCTGCTGGCCTCGGCCACCGACGGCGTCGGCACCAAGGTGGCGCTGGCCGCCGCCATGGACAAGCACGACACGATCGGCCACGACCTGGTCGGCATGGTCGTCGACGACCTGGTGGTCTGCGGCGCCGAGCCGCTCTTCATGACCGACTACATCTGCGTCGGCAAGGTCCACCCGGAGCGGGTCGCGCAGATCGTCAAGGGCATCGCCGAGGGCTGCGTGCTGGCCGGCTGCGCGCTGGTCGGCGGCGAGACCGCCGAGCACCCGGGCCTGCTCGGCCCCGACGAGTACGACGTCGCGGGCGCGGGCACCGGCGTGGTCGAGGCCGACGCGCTGCTCGGCGCCGACCGGGTCCGGGCCGGCGACGTGGTGATCGCGATGGCCGCCTCCGGGCTGCACTCCAACGGCTACTCGCTGGTCCGCCACGTGCTGCTGAACGAGGCCGGCTGGAAGCTCGACCGCCAGGTGGCCGAGTTCGGCCGCACCCTGGGCGAGGAGCTGCTGGAGCCGACCCGGATCTACTCGCTGGACTGCCTGGCGCTCACCCGCGCCACCGAGATCCACGCCTTCTCGCACGTCACCGGCGGCGGCCTGGCCGCCAACCTGGCCCGGGTGATCCCGGACCACCTGCACGCGCGGCTGGACCGCGGCACCTGGACCCCGCTGCCGGTCTTCCAGACCGTCGCCGAGGTCGGCCGGATGCGGACCCTGGAGATCGAGAAGACCCTCAACATGGGCATCGGCATGGTCGCCGTGGTCCCGCCGGAGTCGGTCGACGTGGTGCTCTCGATCCTGGAGGACCGCGACGTGGAGGCCTGGCTGCTGGGCGACATCGTGGCCCGCGACGCGGAGCACGCGGCCGGCGCGACGCTCTACGGGGAGTACGCGTAG
- the bldC gene encoding developmental transcriptional regulator BldC, which yields MTARTPDAEPLLTPAEVATMFRVDPKTVTRWAKAGKLTSIRTLGGHRRYREAEVRALLAGIPAQRAEA from the coding sequence ATGACCGCTCGTACCCCTGACGCTGAGCCCCTGCTGACGCCGGCAGAGGTTGCCACCATGTTCCGTGTAGACCCCAAGACGGTCACGCGCTGGGCCAAGGCGGGCAAGCTCACGTCCATCCGCACGCTCGGCGGACACCGCCGTTACCGAGAGGCGGAGGTACGGGCTCTGCTGGCCGGTATCCCCGCCCAGCGCGCCGAGGCCTGA
- the purF gene encoding amidophosphoribosyltransferase, with amino-acid sequence MPRGDGRLNHDLLPGEKGPQDACGVFGVWAPGEEVAKLTYFGLYALQHRGQESAGIAVSNGSQILVFKDMGLVSQVFDEASLGSLHGHIAVGHARYSTTGSSVWENAQPTFRATAHGSLALGHNGNLVNTAELAQLVAELPGAEHVSRSGRTAATNDTDLVTALLAGNPDLTIEETARQILPKVKGAFSLVFMDEHTLYAARDPQGIRPLVLGRLERGWVVASETAALDICGASFIREVEPGELIAIDENGMRSSRFAEAKPKGCVFEYVYLARPDTTIAGRNVHLARVEMGRRLAAEAPVEADMVIATPESGTPAAIGYAEASGIPYGSGLVKNAYVGRTFIQPSQTIRQLGIRLKLNPLREVIAGKRLVVVDDSIVRGNTQRALVRMLREAGAAEVHIRISSPPVKWPCFFGIDFATRAELIANGMTVEEIGKTLGADSLAYISIDAMIEATKQPKDRLCRACFDGEYPMELPDPALLGKLLLEAEIAGGKQQQPVRGKPTSSDLDGVQSLLGGHGAADALRRP; translated from the coding sequence GTGCCACGTGGTGACGGAAGACTCAACCACGATCTTCTTCCCGGTGAGAAAGGCCCCCAGGACGCTTGCGGCGTCTTCGGTGTCTGGGCTCCCGGCGAGGAGGTCGCCAAGCTCACGTACTTCGGCCTCTATGCCCTGCAGCACCGCGGACAGGAATCCGCCGGTATCGCAGTGAGCAATGGCTCCCAGATTCTCGTCTTCAAGGACATGGGACTCGTCTCCCAGGTCTTCGACGAGGCTTCGCTGGGATCCTTGCACGGGCATATCGCCGTTGGACATGCCCGCTACTCGACCACCGGGTCCTCGGTCTGGGAGAACGCCCAGCCGACCTTCCGGGCGACCGCTCACGGTTCGCTGGCCTTGGGCCACAACGGAAACCTGGTCAACACCGCCGAACTCGCGCAGCTGGTCGCCGAGCTGCCCGGTGCCGAGCACGTCTCGCGCTCGGGCCGCACCGCGGCGACCAACGACACCGACCTGGTGACGGCGCTGCTGGCCGGCAACCCCGACCTGACCATCGAGGAGACCGCCCGGCAGATCCTGCCGAAGGTCAAGGGCGCCTTCTCGCTGGTCTTCATGGACGAGCACACCCTCTACGCGGCCCGTGACCCGCAGGGCATCCGCCCGCTGGTGCTCGGCCGCCTGGAGCGCGGCTGGGTGGTCGCCTCCGAGACGGCGGCGCTCGACATCTGCGGCGCCAGCTTCATCCGCGAGGTGGAGCCCGGCGAGCTGATCGCCATCGACGAGAACGGCATGCGCTCCTCGCGCTTCGCCGAGGCCAAGCCCAAGGGCTGCGTCTTCGAGTACGTCTACCTGGCCCGCCCCGACACCACCATCGCCGGGCGCAACGTGCACCTGGCGCGGGTCGAGATGGGCCGCCGGCTGGCCGCCGAGGCCCCGGTCGAGGCCGACATGGTGATAGCCACCCCCGAGTCCGGCACCCCCGCCGCGATCGGCTACGCCGAGGCCAGCGGGATCCCGTACGGCTCCGGCCTGGTGAAGAACGCCTACGTCGGGCGGACCTTCATCCAGCCCAGCCAGACGATCCGCCAGCTCGGCATCCGGCTCAAGCTCAACCCGCTGCGCGAGGTCATCGCCGGCAAGCGCCTGGTGGTCGTGGACGACTCGATCGTGCGCGGCAACACCCAGCGCGCGCTGGTGCGGATGCTGCGCGAGGCGGGTGCCGCCGAGGTGCACATCCGGATCTCCTCGCCGCCGGTGAAGTGGCCCTGCTTCTTCGGCATCGACTTCGCCACCCGCGCGGAGCTGATCGCCAACGGCATGACGGTCGAGGAGATCGGCAAGACGCTCGGCGCCGACTCGCTCGCCTACATCTCGATCGACGCCATGATCGAGGCCACCAAGCAGCCCAAGGACCGGCTCTGCCGGGCCTGCTTCGACGGCGAGTACCCGATGGAGCTGCCCGACCCGGCGCTGCTCGGCAAGCTCCTGCTGGAAGCGGAGATCGCCGGCGGCAAGCAGCAGCAGCCGGTCCGCGGCAAGCCGACCAGCTCCGACCTGGACGGTGTCCAGTCGCTGCTCGGCGGCCACGGCGCGGCCGACGCGCTGCGCCGCCCGTAG
- a CDS encoding diacylglycerol kinase, whose product MSSLSTPAPRPSDAAGPPGGASLLVLLDPAAREADGEAVRIARDVLSGGADVKVVVPESAAELDRVLAHRGRRRPVVVGSDLALQRVVQALHHQGELGAGPLGLVPVGPGRTVALARSLGVPLEPVTAARAVLAGVPRQLGLLLDDGDGVVLGEVRIPGRRHGQAGGWRSLWAKLIAAEQVESQSARLRVEADGRPLAGPGRGLRLVALRLPAESASVEVVVRPAGPGGALLRVRASSVTVAGRTFGYEADGCPAGPVPTRTWTARPAAWGLLLPAR is encoded by the coding sequence GTGTCGTCCCTGTCCACGCCCGCACCCCGACCCTCCGATGCCGCCGGGCCGCCGGGCGGCGCCTCGCTCCTCGTGCTGCTCGACCCGGCGGCCCGGGAAGCCGACGGGGAGGCGGTGCGGATCGCGCGGGATGTGCTCTCGGGGGGCGCGGACGTCAAGGTGGTGGTGCCCGAGAGCGCGGCCGAGCTGGACCGGGTGCTCGCGCACCGGGGCAGGCGCCGTCCGGTGGTGGTCGGCTCCGACCTCGCGCTGCAGCGGGTGGTGCAGGCGCTGCATCACCAGGGTGAGTTGGGCGCCGGGCCGCTGGGTCTGGTGCCGGTCGGGCCGGGGCGGACGGTCGCGCTGGCCCGCTCGCTCGGGGTGCCCCTCGAGCCGGTGACGGCCGCCCGTGCGGTGCTGGCCGGGGTGCCCCGGCAGCTGGGACTGCTGCTGGACGACGGTGACGGGGTGGTGCTGGGGGAGGTGCGGATCCCCGGTCGGCGGCACGGCCAGGCGGGTGGCTGGCGTTCGCTCTGGGCGAAACTGATTGCGGCCGAGCAGGTGGAGTCCCAGTCGGCCCGGCTGCGGGTCGAGGCGGACGGGCGACCGCTGGCCGGGCCGGGACGCGGCCTGCGGCTGGTCGCGCTGCGGTTGCCGGCCGAGTCCGCCTCGGTCGAGGTGGTGGTGCGCCCCGCGGGGCCCGGCGGGGCGCTGCTGCGGGTGCGCGCCTCCAGCGTCACGGTGGCCGGTCGCACCTTCGGCTACGAGGCCGACGGCTGCCCGGCGGGTCCGGTGCCCACCCGCACCTGGACCGCCCGCCCGGCCGCCTGGGGGCTGCTGCTGCCCGCGCGGTGA
- a CDS encoding GNAT family N-acetyltransferase has product MTAKTPAPVTLTGSHVRLEPLGRAHVPDLFQAVGQDEEVFRWLPSATPQTEQDVAGLVEAYLGTAGCEPFAVIETATGRAVGVTCFYDVNAVNEWVEIGGTWYGRSVWRTAVNTEAKLLLLTHAFEELGMGRVMWKTDNLNERSQNAIRRLGAQHEGTFRRARQRTDGSWRDTVYFSMLVDEWPAAKQRLTERLAAG; this is encoded by the coding sequence ATGACTGCGAAGACTCCCGCCCCCGTCACCCTCACCGGCAGCCACGTCCGCCTGGAGCCGCTCGGCCGCGCCCACGTCCCCGACCTGTTCCAGGCGGTCGGCCAGGACGAGGAGGTGTTCCGCTGGCTCCCCTCCGCCACCCCGCAGACCGAGCAGGACGTGGCGGGGCTGGTGGAGGCCTACCTGGGCACCGCGGGCTGCGAGCCGTTCGCCGTGATCGAGACGGCCACCGGGCGCGCGGTCGGCGTCACCTGCTTCTACGACGTCAACGCCGTCAACGAGTGGGTGGAGATCGGCGGCACCTGGTACGGCCGCTCGGTCTGGCGCACCGCGGTGAACACCGAGGCCAAGCTGCTGCTGCTGACCCACGCCTTCGAGGAGCTCGGCATGGGCCGGGTGATGTGGAAGACCGACAACCTCAACGAGCGCTCGCAGAACGCGATCCGGCGGCTCGGCGCGCAGCACGAGGGCACCTTCCGCCGCGCCAGGCAGCGCACGGACGGCAGTTGGCGGGACACCGTCTACTTCTCGATGCTGGTCGACGAGTGGCCGGCCGCGAAGCAGCGGCTGACCGAGCGGCTCGCGGCCGGCTGA
- a CDS encoding DUF3073 domain-containing protein, whose translation MGRGRAKAKQTKVARELKYNSGGFDANRLSSELGVSPVPSINPEPVDDEDEDDDPYAAYAEYYNDDDDEDEQEAEVGHHQARRRA comes from the coding sequence ATGGGGCGCGGCCGGGCCAAGGCCAAGCAGACGAAGGTCGCCCGCGAGCTGAAGTACAACAGCGGCGGCTTCGACGCTAACCGTCTGTCCAGCGAGCTGGGCGTTTCACCCGTTCCATCGATCAACCCTGAGCCGGTTGACGACGAGGACGAGGACGACGACCCCTACGCCGCTTACGCGGAGTACTACAACGACGACGATGACGAGGACGAGCAGGAGGCGGAGGTCGGCCACCACCAGGCCCGCCGCCGTGCTTGA